The following proteins come from a genomic window of Candidatus Francisella endociliophora:
- a CDS encoding MFS transporter: MIKWLCIPLLIWGIATLFYAFEIMLKSSMGSISDLFSVEFSLSNTQLASLSSAFYFTYIILQIPSGILIDKYGVRKMLIVAVIAALVGTLIFSIGGSFEIFLLARILMGVCGSLGFLCAITLAVQWFSIKNFALFAGLTNFIGYFGGALSGMPLTVLLTKTSWQSVYLSFTVICIIILISSFLFVHDNNSIAKNKNKHENINFKEVLRSIFKLDIVANGIFCATTMGATFALCDLWGRDFLLSLGYSNYYSSLAGNSLIFIGIAISAPLWGLLIRILTAKYLLMIGAILGFVASSVYLYLALPIVVLCIFSLCIGVSQSSHILSFSYVHDSVDKKVISAVFAFVNLCGVAGGAIVQLVIGILLDRHVPKEIVMSIIPLLFFVAFIMSLMMRKNK; encoded by the coding sequence GTGATTAAATGGCTTTGTATTCCTCTTTTGATTTGGGGAATAGCCACCTTATTTTATGCTTTTGAGATAATGCTCAAATCATCAATGGGCTCTATTTCAGATCTTTTTTCTGTAGAATTTTCACTTAGTAATACACAGTTAGCTAGTTTAAGTTCTGCATTTTACTTTACATATATTATCTTACAAATTCCCTCAGGTATTCTTATAGATAAATATGGTGTGAGAAAGATGTTAATAGTAGCTGTAATAGCTGCTCTTGTGGGAACTCTTATCTTTAGCATTGGCGGAAGCTTTGAAATATTTTTGTTAGCTAGAATTCTGATGGGAGTATGTGGTTCATTAGGTTTTTTATGTGCTATTACTCTGGCGGTTCAATGGTTTTCTATCAAAAATTTTGCTTTATTTGCAGGGTTAACGAACTTTATTGGCTATTTTGGAGGAGCTCTATCTGGGATGCCTCTTACTGTATTACTAACAAAAACAAGCTGGCAAAGTGTTTATCTATCTTTCACAGTAATTTGTATCATTATTTTGATATCTTCTTTTTTGTTTGTTCACGATAATAACAGTATAGCTAAAAATAAAAATAAGCATGAAAATATAAATTTTAAAGAAGTGTTAAGAAGTATATTTAAGCTTGATATAGTTGCGAATGGAATATTTTGTGCTACTACTATGGGAGCAACATTTGCATTATGTGATCTATGGGGAAGAGATTTTCTATTATCATTAGGATATTCTAATTACTACTCATCTTTAGCAGGTAATTCTTTGATTTTTATTGGTATAGCTATCTCTGCACCATTATGGGGATTATTGATTAGGATTTTAACAGCAAAATACTTATTAATGATAGGAGCTATATTAGGGTTTGTTGCAAGTAGTGTATATTTATATTTAGCCTTACCTATAGTTGTGCTGTGTATTTTTTCTTTATGTATAGGGGTAAGTCAATCATCACATATACTTAGTTTTTCTTATGTTCATGATAGTGTTGACAAGAAGGTGATTTCAGCTGTTTTTGCCTTTGTTAATTTATGTGGAGTTGCAGGAGGAGCTATTGTTCAGCTTGTTATAGGAATTCTCCTTGATAGGCATGTTCCTAAGGAGATAGTTATGAGTATAATACCTTTATTATTTTTTGTGGCATTTATCATGAGTTTGATGATGAGAAAAAATAAATAA
- a CDS encoding ABC transporter ATP-binding protein: protein MSDIKFENVSFYRDYRCIYDDITFTIPSNKVTTILGPSGAGKTTILQLIAGLIRPDLGTIHIDKASIQKKTKEKELEKLRHKMGFLFQSGALFTHLSVYDNIAFPLRKNTQLDEKLIRNIVLLKLQAVRLAHTIDMMPSELSGGMARRVALARSITMDPNIMMYDEPFTGQDPASFNKLLELIATLNESLQMTSIIVSHDIEESLSISDHIIIVGNKKIIASDTPQNIKSSNDKLIKKFLAGEPLEDSKKDLKKDDTNFFEREILRS from the coding sequence ATGAGTGATATTAAATTTGAAAACGTCTCTTTCTATAGAGATTATCGTTGCATATATGATGATATTACTTTCACGATCCCATCAAATAAAGTAACTACAATCCTAGGTCCTTCTGGTGCTGGTAAAACCACAATATTACAACTTATTGCAGGACTTATTAGGCCAGACTTAGGTACAATTCACATTGATAAAGCCTCTATACAAAAAAAGACCAAAGAAAAAGAACTAGAAAAATTACGTCATAAAATGGGGTTCCTTTTCCAATCTGGCGCCCTTTTCACTCATCTTAGCGTATATGATAATATCGCATTCCCTCTGAGAAAGAATACTCAATTAGATGAGAAACTAATTAGAAATATTGTTCTTTTAAAACTACAAGCCGTAAGGCTAGCTCATACAATAGATATGATGCCAAGTGAACTCTCTGGAGGAATGGCTCGTAGAGTTGCGTTAGCTAGATCAATAACAATGGACCCTAATATTATGATGTACGATGAGCCTTTCACAGGACAGGATCCAGCATCATTTAATAAACTCTTGGAATTAATAGCTACTCTAAATGAATCTCTGCAAATGACATCCATTATCGTTTCTCATGATATTGAAGAGTCTTTAAGCATATCAGATCATATAATCATCGTTGGTAATAAAAAGATTATTGCTAGCGATACACCTCAAAATATTAAATCTAGTAATGATAAATTAATTAAAAAGTTTTTAGCTGGGGAACCATTAGAAGACTCTAAAAAGGATCTAAAAAAAGATGATACCAACTTCTTTGAAAGAGAAATTTTAAGGAGCTAA
- a CDS encoding STAS domain-containing protein, with amino-acid sequence MIEIHQDTWTIKSELTFETVPLIYKKFKKNLTNITKYWKINFENCNKIDSAGLSLIVQYIKHAQSHNIKLELDSISKSAISLAKVHGAESILKKYII; translated from the coding sequence ATGATAGAAATACATCAAGATACTTGGACTATAAAAAGTGAACTAACATTTGAAACAGTTCCTTTAATATACAAAAAGTTCAAAAAAAATTTAACCAACATTACAAAATATTGGAAAATCAACTTCGAAAACTGTAATAAAATTGATAGTGCGGGTCTATCATTAATAGTTCAATATATAAAACATGCACAAAGCCATAATATTAAACTAGAACTAGATAGCATATCTAAAAGCGCTATATCTTTAGCCAAAGTACATGGTGCTGAGAGTATATTAAAAAAATATATTATATAA
- the rpmB gene encoding 50S ribosomal protein L28: MSKVCIVTGKRPTTGNNVSHAQNKTRRRFLPNLHTHRFWVESENRYVKLKISSKGMRIIDKKGIDTVLADLRAQGHKI, from the coding sequence ATGTCTAAAGTTTGTATAGTTACAGGTAAAAGACCTACTACAGGTAATAACGTTTCACACGCTCAAAACAAAACTAGAAGAAGATTTCTTCCAAACCTTCATACTCATAGATTTTGGGTAGAGAGCGAAAATAGATACGTTAAGCTAAAAATCAGCTCAAAAGGTATGAGAATTATCGACAAGAAAGGTATTGATACTGTTCTTGCTGATCTTCGTGCTCAAGGGCATAAAATTTAA
- the minC gene encoding septum site-determining protein MinC — protein sequence MKQAFHFKGGSYTISAININVTEFTQIESLLNSKISQSKAFFQNTPFAIDIRDIDQNEKCSLKFLEEVIESFRANGMIPVGFVVNNKELKSKLAKAGHNILKSGKAKEVNADEDKGQTAAKIITSPVRTGQSINARDADVIVTANVNNGAEIIADGSVIVYGRIGGRVIAGSSGNKDAKIICKDLKAELVSIAGKYVTLNNESIPVDDRNTDGYIVYLQDDKIHIEGF from the coding sequence ATGAAACAAGCTTTTCATTTTAAAGGTGGTAGTTATACTATAAGTGCTATCAACATTAATGTAACTGAGTTCACTCAAATAGAGAGTCTACTAAATTCTAAGATTTCTCAATCAAAGGCTTTTTTCCAAAATACACCCTTTGCTATCGATATTCGCGATATTGATCAAAATGAAAAATGCTCGTTAAAGTTTTTAGAAGAAGTTATAGAATCTTTTAGGGCTAATGGCATGATCCCTGTAGGGTTTGTTGTAAATAACAAAGAACTTAAGTCTAAACTAGCGAAAGCTGGTCATAATATACTTAAAAGTGGAAAAGCAAAAGAAGTAAACGCAGACGAAGACAAAGGTCAAACTGCTGCAAAAATAATTACTTCACCAGTGCGTACAGGTCAATCTATAAATGCTCGCGATGCTGATGTCATTGTTACAGCTAATGTAAATAATGGCGCTGAAATTATAGCTGATGGTAGTGTTATAGTTTATGGTAGAATAGGTGGTCGTGTTATAGCAGGTAGTTCTGGTAATAAAGACGCAAAAATAATTTGTAAAGATTTAAAAGCCGAGCTTGTCTCAATCGCTGGAAAATATGTTACATTAAATAATGAAAGTATTCCTGTGGATGATCGTAATACAGATGGATACATTGTGTATTTACAAGATGATAAGATACATATAGAAGGTTTTTAA
- the minE gene encoding cell division topological specificity factor MinE — MLAKLFGLGKKQQSASLAKERLQIIVAHQRNELQPKSSRISSHLLAELKDEIIEVVKKYVALSEENIRDIDLKVEDSSKNSTIEVNIPFN, encoded by the coding sequence ATGCTAGCTAAACTTTTTGGATTAGGTAAGAAACAGCAAAGTGCTTCCTTAGCGAAAGAAAGACTTCAAATCATAGTTGCTCACCAAAGAAATGAGCTACAACCAAAATCTTCAAGAATAAGCAGTCACTTACTTGCTGAGCTTAAAGATGAGATCATTGAGGTTGTAAAAAAGTATGTTGCTTTATCTGAAGAAAACATTAGAGATATCGATCTAAAAGTTGAAGACAGTAGCAAGAACTCAACTATAGAAGTTAATATCCCTTTTAACTAA
- the minD gene encoding septum site-determining protein MinD has protein sequence MSEKKQGKVFVVTSGKGGVGKTTSSAAIAFAFAKRGLKTVVIDFDVGLRNLDLIMGCERRVVYDLINVVKEEATINQAIIKDKRVDNLYIIPASQTRDKDALTEDGVDRVVEELKNTFDIILCDSPAGIEKGSLMAMRCADAAIIVTNPEVSSVRDSDRILGMLGSKTIKAQKEGEFKEVHLLLNRYDSARAKAGAMLKAEDVSEILYTPIVGIIPESKDILEASNSGNPITFLEDTIASKAYYDAVDRMLGKDIPMRYTEQKTGFFKKLIGK, from the coding sequence ATGAGTGAAAAGAAACAAGGCAAAGTATTTGTTGTTACTTCAGGGAAAGGCGGTGTAGGTAAAACCACATCAAGTGCAGCTATTGCATTTGCCTTTGCTAAAAGAGGCCTTAAAACTGTAGTTATTGACTTCGATGTAGGTTTAAGAAACCTTGATCTTATTATGGGTTGTGAAAGAAGAGTTGTCTATGACTTAATAAATGTTGTCAAAGAAGAAGCAACTATTAATCAAGCTATTATCAAAGATAAGCGTGTAGATAATCTATATATAATTCCAGCATCTCAAACAAGAGACAAAGATGCTCTTACAGAAGATGGTGTAGATAGAGTTGTTGAAGAGTTAAAAAACACTTTTGACATTATTCTTTGTGACTCCCCTGCTGGGATTGAAAAAGGCTCTTTAATGGCAATGAGATGCGCTGATGCTGCTATTATAGTTACAAACCCAGAAGTATCATCCGTAAGAGATTCAGATAGAATACTAGGTATGCTTGGTAGCAAAACTATCAAGGCTCAAAAAGAAGGCGAATTCAAAGAAGTACATCTGTTACTTAACAGATATGACTCTGCTAGAGCTAAAGCAGGAGCTATGCTTAAAGCTGAAGATGTTAGTGAAATCTTATATACACCAATAGTTGGGATAATCCCAGAATCAAAAGATATTTTAGAAGCATCTAACAGTGGCAATCCTATAACATTCTTAGAGGATACTATAGCGTCAAAAGCTTATTATGATGCTGTTGATAGAATGCTAGGTAAGGATATACCAATGAGATATACTGAACAAAAGACCGGTTTCTTTAAAAAATTAATAGGTAAATAA
- a CDS encoding ATP-dependent DNA helicase RecG, with amino-acid sequence MEFIDFAGVGEATIKALEKYNLDSPQDLLTIFPKDYKDTRHISLIKDLVSEKKSLIEGKVSNVTYKKFGRKFLRFVVSDGTGFCTVVLFKFYPNQIAMLENADMVRCYGKVEMSLNPQMVHPECAIVKDGHSSLKQGLSAIYRLKKIPDRIITSIISKLLQDKKVANIVPNEYLRQFSLMSFRDALYYVHALTDSIDKKLLAKAKKSIQFEEMVGYRLAEESIRKDVSVSKAPIIHLSKTLEDRFHAKLPYSLTNAQSRTISEIFNDLEQDQAMIRLLQGDVGAGKTIVATAALYAATSLGYQAAIMAPTEILAEQHYSFLLDFLEGLGIEVVPLLGKLTTKQTRESLEKISRLDNCIIVGTHAIFQERVEYNNLGLVIVDEQHRFGVEQRLALINKASAKGNKLAPHQLIISATPIPRTLAMTLYGNLKLSILDELPPNRKPILTTVLNRAKKRNLISKLKEAVSRGEQIYWVCPLVEESENMDFLQDVKTLYQELKADLDEQRVGLVYGSMKSKEKVQEMEAFKSGKYDVLVATTVIEVGVDVPNASIMIIDNAERLGISQLHQLRGRVGRGSKESYCILLYSDKISEVGKKRLSLVRESQDGFYLAEKDLEIRGAGDVLGKEQSGISSFKTFDINEYYDQYEDVAKLATLIEDNYPDAAKMLVNKWFDKRVSYVEV; translated from the coding sequence ATGGAATTTATTGATTTTGCGGGTGTTGGGGAGGCAACTATAAAGGCTCTAGAAAAATATAATCTAGATAGTCCGCAAGACTTGTTAACTATATTCCCCAAAGATTATAAAGATACTCGTCACATATCATTGATTAAAGATCTTGTTTCAGAAAAAAAGTCTTTAATAGAAGGTAAAGTTAGTAATGTCACTTATAAGAAATTTGGTAGAAAGTTTTTACGTTTTGTAGTTAGTGATGGTACAGGTTTCTGCACGGTTGTTTTATTTAAGTTTTACCCAAATCAAATAGCAATGTTAGAAAATGCAGATATGGTTAGATGCTATGGTAAAGTGGAGATGTCTTTAAACCCTCAAATGGTTCACCCAGAGTGTGCAATTGTTAAAGATGGTCATAGTAGTTTAAAACAAGGTTTATCAGCTATTTATAGACTTAAGAAAATCCCTGATAGAATAATTACCTCGATAATATCTAAGCTTTTACAAGATAAAAAAGTTGCCAATATAGTTCCTAATGAATATCTGAGGCAGTTTAGTTTAATGAGTTTTAGAGATGCTTTGTACTATGTTCATGCTTTAACAGATTCAATAGATAAAAAACTACTAGCAAAAGCCAAAAAGTCGATTCAATTTGAAGAAATGGTAGGTTATCGCCTAGCAGAAGAAAGTATTCGTAAAGATGTTTCAGTATCTAAAGCGCCTATAATACATCTTTCAAAAACTCTAGAAGATAGATTCCATGCTAAATTGCCATATAGTTTAACTAATGCTCAATCAAGAACAATTAGTGAAATCTTTAACGACCTAGAACAAGATCAGGCAATGATACGGCTTTTGCAAGGTGATGTTGGTGCAGGTAAGACAATTGTTGCAACAGCTGCATTATATGCTGCTACTAGTTTAGGGTATCAAGCAGCTATTATGGCACCTACAGAGATTTTAGCTGAACAGCATTATAGTTTTTTATTAGATTTTCTCGAAGGTCTTGGTATTGAGGTTGTGCCATTGCTTGGAAAATTAACTACTAAACAGACAAGAGAAAGCCTTGAAAAGATTAGTAGGTTAGATAATTGCATAATTGTTGGGACTCATGCGATATTTCAAGAGCGAGTTGAATATAATAATTTAGGGTTGGTTATAGTTGATGAGCAACATAGGTTTGGTGTAGAGCAGCGTTTGGCTCTGATAAATAAGGCATCAGCTAAAGGCAATAAACTTGCACCTCATCAGCTTATAATTTCTGCAACACCGATCCCTCGAACTTTAGCAATGACTTTGTATGGAAACTTAAAGTTATCAATACTTGATGAATTACCTCCTAATCGTAAACCTATTTTAACAACTGTTTTAAATAGAGCTAAAAAAAGGAACTTGATATCTAAGTTAAAAGAAGCAGTCTCTCGAGGTGAGCAAATATATTGGGTTTGTCCATTAGTTGAAGAGTCTGAAAATATGGATTTTCTACAAGACGTTAAGACATTGTATCAGGAGTTAAAAGCAGATCTCGATGAGCAAAGAGTTGGGCTTGTTTACGGAAGTATGAAATCTAAAGAAAAAGTCCAAGAGATGGAAGCTTTTAAAAGTGGAAAGTATGATGTGCTTGTTGCTACAACAGTTATAGAAGTCGGTGTTGATGTGCCAAATGCCAGTATAATGATAATAGATAATGCTGAAAGGTTAGGTATTTCACAGCTACATCAGCTTCGTGGTAGAGTCGGTAGAGGCTCTAAAGAAAGTTACTGTATATTGTTATATAGTGATAAGATCAGTGAAGTAGGAAAGAAAAGATTGTCTTTAGTCAGAGAATCTCAAGATGGATTTTATCTGGCAGAAAAAGATCTTGAAATACGTGGTGCAGGAGATGTGTTAGGTAAAGAACAGTCAGGGATTTCTAGCTTTAAAACTTTTGATATAAATGAATACTATGATCAGTATGAGGATGTAGCTAAGCTAGCAACACTAATTGAGGATAATTATCCTGATGCAGCTAAAATGCTAGTAAATAAATGGTTTGATAAAAGGGTGAGTTATGTCGAGGTTTAA
- the rpmG gene encoding 50S ribosomal protein L33 — translation MREKIRLVSSAKTGHFYTTTKNKREMPGKMEIKKFDPVVRKHVMYKEAKIK, via the coding sequence ATGAGAGAAAAAATCAGATTAGTTTCTTCTGCTAAAACAGGCCACTTCTACACTACTACTAAAAACAAAAGAGAAATGCCTGGAAAAATGGAAATCAAAAAGTTTGATCCTGTTGTTCGTAAACACGTAATGTATAAAGAAGCTAAGATCAAATAG
- a CDS encoding BolA family protein, with amino-acid sequence MTKEQLKDILESSLKNCKADIQSDDNVHFSATIVAEEFNDIKSKVKRQQLVYSKINEYILSGELHALSMKTLATTEV; translated from the coding sequence ATGACAAAAGAACAGTTAAAAGATATTTTAGAAAGCTCACTTAAAAACTGCAAAGCAGATATCCAAAGTGATGATAATGTACACTTCTCTGCAACTATAGTAGCAGAAGAGTTTAACGATATAAAAAGTAAAGTAAAAAGACAGCAACTAGTATATTCTAAAATTAATGAATATATACTATCAGGTGAGTTGCATGCTCTTTCAATGAAAACACTAGCTACTACTGAAGTATAG
- a CDS encoding sulfite exporter TauE/SafE family protein, giving the protein MYFLVIALVILLSAVCMAYMLYKLFRGDDSYPIDSFSQKVKLAFSGIVAFIADTIGVGSFAVNIAIARTFKLVKDAELPGFVNGAQIIPGAIEAVFFLGALHVDPITLIILVLGATVGGFAGGMFASRISTSIIRLIMVFTFILVICLLIGKLMHILPIGGDLLALKGWKLWIGFIGMFVSGFLVSFGVGLFALVQTVLFLLGMSPIVAFPIMTTAGAIQQPVTTFAFLLNNTIPLKKALIVGCFGIIGVFIGFNIITILSTEQLQWLLVIVIGYNTISLIRAINSKNN; this is encoded by the coding sequence ATGTATTTTCTAGTAATTGCTCTTGTTATACTTCTGTCTGCTGTATGTATGGCTTATATGCTATATAAATTATTTAGGGGTGATGATTCATACCCAATAGATTCATTTTCTCAGAAAGTAAAATTAGCATTCTCTGGGATTGTCGCTTTTATTGCAGATACAATTGGTGTAGGTAGCTTTGCTGTTAATATTGCAATAGCTAGAACTTTTAAACTTGTTAAAGATGCAGAATTACCAGGTTTTGTTAATGGTGCTCAGATTATACCAGGAGCTATTGAGGCAGTATTTTTTTTAGGAGCTTTACACGTTGATCCTATTACTCTTATTATATTGGTTTTAGGAGCTACAGTTGGGGGCTTTGCAGGAGGTATGTTCGCATCTAGAATAAGTACTTCTATTATTAGACTTATTATGGTTTTTACTTTTATTTTAGTTATTTGCTTGTTAATAGGTAAATTGATGCATATTCTGCCTATAGGAGGAGATCTTTTGGCGCTGAAAGGGTGGAAGCTTTGGATAGGCTTTATCGGAATGTTTGTCTCTGGATTTTTAGTTTCCTTTGGGGTGGGTTTGTTTGCCTTGGTTCAAACGGTATTGTTTCTGCTAGGGATGTCACCTATAGTAGCATTCCCAATAATGACTACGGCTGGAGCTATTCAGCAACCGGTAACAACTTTTGCATTTCTATTGAATAATACTATTCCCTTAAAGAAAGCTTTGATTGTAGGTTGTTTTGGTATTATAGGTGTTTTTATCGGATTTAATATTATTACTATACTCTCTACAGAACAGTTGCAATGGCTTTTAGTTATTGTGATTGGATATAATACTATTTCTTTGATTAGAGCTATTAACTCTAAGAATAACTAA
- a CDS encoding ABC transporter substrate-binding protein — MIRKISVFFCLAILLISSAWAIENPVDMLNQTIVTTQNKLIKNAKEYKQDPYRLLRLVDKEVIPIVAPKVVAQLIVGSDKWNNAGKEQAKKITLEVQKQMGEDADKSAISKEVKDKLAALRNKEQNEFIQTATEMLTFMYAKNVAYAGKYKLSLFPFNKDDNSWKTKPIVVVNGKVTNIDNNQSSDFAVKMFQKNGKWHIYDFDVAGVSILQTYKQQFAPYSNVADMTKAANKVTTRIKKKTYPKLLDKNYNLQNLK, encoded by the coding sequence ATGATTCGTAAAATCTCAGTTTTTTTCTGTTTAGCAATACTATTAATCTCAAGTGCATGGGCTATTGAAAACCCTGTAGATATGCTAAACCAAACAATTGTTACAACTCAAAACAAGTTAATTAAAAATGCTAAAGAGTATAAACAAGACCCATATCGACTTCTTCGTCTTGTTGATAAAGAAGTCATCCCAATAGTAGCTCCCAAGGTGGTTGCTCAACTAATTGTTGGTAGTGATAAATGGAATAATGCAGGTAAAGAACAAGCTAAAAAAATCACCTTAGAAGTGCAAAAACAAATGGGTGAAGATGCTGACAAATCAGCGATTTCTAAAGAGGTTAAAGACAAGTTAGCTGCACTAAGAAATAAAGAGCAAAATGAATTTATACAGACTGCTACTGAGATGCTTACTTTTATGTATGCTAAAAATGTAGCTTATGCTGGTAAATACAAACTGAGCTTATTCCCTTTTAATAAAGATGATAATAGCTGGAAGACTAAACCTATTGTTGTGGTTAATGGTAAAGTAACAAATATTGATAATAATCAAAGTTCTGATTTTGCTGTTAAAATGTTCCAAAAGAATGGTAAATGGCATATTTATGACTTTGATGTTGCTGGAGTTAGTATATTACAGACATACAAGCAACAATTTGCCCCATACTCAAATGTAGCAGATATGACTAAAGCTGCCAATAAGGTAACAACTAGAATAAAGAAAAAGACATACCCTAAACTTTTAGACAAAAACTACAATCTTCAAAACTTAAAATGA
- a CDS encoding MlaE family lipid ABC transporter permease subunit, with protein MLIFSKIYETVISIIYSSIKSLRLILNIIFGKLNIRECITQIKAVGVNSIVIIVTSGIFIGLVLSLQGYYTLAKFGAHSLLGVMVALSVLRELGPVVTAMLFAGRACSSITSEIGLMKATDQINSLKVMNVNPISFILSTRFWACIISGPILSLIFCSVAILAGFVLAEASLGISYGEFWSNIQSSVTISDISNGLIKSLVFAFVTAWIALYQGYYCIPDSNGIAQATTKTVVYCCMSVLGADLILTSIMFGGI; from the coding sequence ATGCTTATATTTAGCAAAATATATGAAACTGTAATCTCAATAATATATAGCTCTATTAAATCTTTAAGGTTAATACTCAATATCATATTTGGTAAATTAAATATCAGAGAATGCATCACGCAGATAAAAGCAGTCGGTGTTAACTCTATTGTAATTATTGTCACCTCCGGTATTTTCATTGGCTTAGTTCTGAGTCTACAAGGATATTACACATTAGCAAAATTTGGAGCCCATTCACTACTAGGGGTTATGGTTGCTCTTAGTGTACTTAGAGAGCTCGGACCCGTAGTTACAGCTATGCTATTTGCTGGACGTGCTTGTAGCTCAATCACTTCAGAGATTGGACTCATGAAAGCAACCGATCAGATCAATAGCTTAAAAGTTATGAATGTTAATCCAATTAGTTTTATTCTATCAACAAGATTTTGGGCTTGTATCATTAGCGGCCCTATTCTTTCGCTTATCTTTTGTAGTGTTGCAATACTAGCTGGTTTTGTACTAGCAGAAGCTAGTTTAGGTATAAGCTACGGAGAGTTTTGGAGCAATATCCAGTCTTCTGTAACTATTTCAGATATCTCTAATGGACTTATCAAAAGTCTAGTATTTGCTTTTGTAACAGCTTGGATAGCATTATATCAAGGCTATTATTGCATTCCTGATTCAAATGGAATTGCTCAAGCCACGACAAAAACTGTTGTCTACTGCTGCATGAGTGTATTAGGTGCAGATCTTATTTTAACATCGATTATGTTTGGAGGAATATAA
- the mlaD gene encoding outer membrane lipid asymmetry maintenance protein MlaD has translation MRNKYFETSVGIFIIIGVLCLIFLTFKVSGTSIKSLGSKEYTVTAQFKNVGSLRTNAAVKIAGVEVGQVTKIDLEKTYNGFMAVVSMSINDDEKIPSNYSASIAMSGILGDNYVALSPPKEDIMAIAGLDDNSSSKDEYLHQGSVIALENTESAIDLGSLINTFVAGKDDDKDKQ, from the coding sequence ATGAGGAACAAATATTTTGAAACCTCAGTTGGTATATTTATAATTATAGGTGTTTTATGCCTAATCTTTTTGACCTTTAAAGTTAGTGGAACATCTATTAAATCACTAGGATCAAAAGAGTACACAGTAACTGCGCAGTTTAAAAATGTTGGATCATTACGCACAAATGCTGCTGTTAAAATAGCTGGTGTAGAAGTTGGCCAAGTTACAAAAATAGACCTAGAAAAGACTTATAATGGATTTATGGCTGTTGTAAGCATGTCAATTAATGATGATGAAAAAATACCTAGTAATTATTCTGCATCAATAGCAATGTCTGGAATACTTGGAGACAACTATGTTGCTCTTAGCCCCCCTAAAGAAGATATTATGGCGATAGCAGGGTTAGATGATAATAGCTCATCCAAGGACGAATATTTACATCAGGGAAGTGTTATCGCTTTAGAAAATACTGAGTCTGCAATCGATTTAGGCTCTTTAATAAATACTTTTGTTGCTGGTAAAGATGATGACAAAGACAAACAGTAG